AGGCCATCAGCCTACCCAAAGGCGGCAAGCTGGTGCTGTTTACCGACGGCGTCACCGATGCTATGGACGAGGAAGGCGAGGCCTTCGGGCGTGAACGGCTGAGCGCGACGGTGGCCGTGTACGCCGCCGGCCCGGCCCAGGCCGTGTGCGATGGGGTGATGCAGGCCGTCCTCTTACATCAGGGTGCGGCGGCGCAGTTCGACGATTTCACGATGGTGGTGGCGTCGGCCGCCTGAGCGTTCGCACGTGGGCGTGCTCACTCCGCAAGTGACGGAACACGGAACACGCACCACGGAACACGCCCCTCACCCCCACTCCCGCCGCAGCAGCGCGTACCAATACTCACCCGCCCACCCTTCGCCATCCCAGAAATTCTCGATGTAATGCGCCTCGCGGCGCATCCCCAGCCGCTCCATCAGCCGCACCGAGGCCAGATTGCGGTCATCGCAATTGGCGCGCACTCGGTGTAGTCCCTTTTCCTCAAACAAATGGGCGAGAAGGCGGCGGACGGCTTCGGTAGCATAGCCCTGCCGCTGGTAGGCTGTTGCCAGCGTGAACCCGATCTCGGCCTGGCGCAGATCGCCCTCCAGCAGGTAGAAGGCGACATCGCCGATCAGAACGCCGGTTGCCTTTGCTTCGACGGCCAATTGAAGCCACTTCCCAGGCAAGTCCGGCGTCCGCGTTTTCATGACGGCGATGAAATCCTCCGCCATCGCCCGCGTATAGGGCATCTCCCAGCCCTGGTAGCGGGCAACGGCGGGGTCATTGCGATAGGCCAGGAACGCCTCCAGGTCGGCATCCTGGAACGGACGCAAGCGAAGGCGGGGCGTTTCCAGCCAGAGTGGCATCACCGCTCCTTGATCAGCTTCCGGCGCTCAGGCGTTCGCGGCGACCCATGCGTCGCGTTCCGGCATCGGCAGCTGCGGGGACCGGTGGGGCAGCCTCGCCGCTGGCGGCAGCCGCTGCGGCGGCAGCAGCGGCCGCCGCTTGTTGCTGCAACCTGCGCTGCATCACCAGCCAGGCCATGCAGTTCTCGTCCGTGCCCATCAGCAGGTCGGCGGCGCGGATGCCCGACATGATTTCCTGCTCCAGCGGATTGGTGATGGCGCACGGCATCCCGGCGGCGATGGCCATGGCAATGAAATGGGCATTGACGGCCGGCCGGTTGGGCAGCCCGAACGAGATATTGCTGGCCCCGCAGACAGTGTTGCAGCCCAACTCCTCTCGCACCATCCGCACCAGCTCGAAGACCTGGCGACCTGCCCCCGGCACTGCGCCCGCAGGCATGGCCAGCGGGTCGATGAGCAGATCGCTGCGCGGGATGCCATAACTCTCGGCCCGCTCGACGATCTTCTTGGCCACCTGGAAGCGGACTTTGGGGTCATAGGAAATACCCGATTCATCGTTGGAGATGCAGATGACCACCGCCCCGCGCTCGGCCACCAGCGGCAGCACCTTCTCCAGCCGCTCGTCCTCCCCCGTGACCGAGTTGACGATCGGTTTGCCCCAGGCGGTCTTCAGACCCGCGGCCAGGGCCGGCACCACCGAGGAATCGATGCACAGGGGCACATCGACCACCGCCATCACGGTCTCGAGGGCGCGCACCATCACCTCCGGCTCGACCTCGGCCGGGTTGGCGACGCCCAGGCCGGCGTTCACATCCAGGATCTGGGCGCCGGCCTCCACCTGGGCGATGGCGTCGGCACGGACGCGGCTGAAGTCGCCGGCCAGCATCTCGGCGGCCAGTTTCTTGCGTCCGGTGGGGTTGATGCGCTCGCCGATGATGACGAACGGACGGTCGGAGCTGATGACGACGGTCTGGGTGGGTGAGGTGACGACAGTTTCGATAGACATGGCAGGGACTCAGAAAGAGAAATGAGAGCAGAGCGGGCGCCTGGCAGAGTCTGACAGGTTTGGGGGCCAAGTATATGCCACGGGACGCGCTTCGACCAAGCCTGAACGTGGGTGCGAATACGGTCTCCTGTTCGCCCCCTACCATGCAAAAAGCGCCGGTCGGCCCTGCCAACCGGCGCTTTTTCGTCAGCGTATGGTCCGCTGCTTAGCGGAAAAAGCTCATCATCCGCGTCGCCAGCATGATGTCGCCTTGCACTTTGATCTTGCCCAGCATGAAGGCTTGCATGGCGTCCAACCGGCCCGCCATCATGTCGATGTAGTCGCTGGCGTCCATCGTCACGGTCAGGCTGGGGGTTTCGATGTCGTCATCGCCCTCGACGACCGTGCAGCCGGCGGCGCTGAGACGCGATGTCCACAGGCTGCCGCCCTCGCCGGTCAGGTTGTAGCGGATACTGGCATCCACGCCTTCGGCCTTTTCGGGCTTGAAGGCGGCGGGCATGTCGGTCATCATCCTGCGGATCTTGGCGTCGATTTCAGAAGACATAGCTTGGATGTGCTCCTTGAGAGTAGGTTAGGAATTGCGGATTGCGGATTGCGAAGTGCGGATTTGGCGTCGGTTACTGGTTACTGATTACTGATCACTGAATCTACCACCTGCGACCTGCGACCTCTCACTTCAACTCCGCCCGGGTGTAGCCCAGAATGCGGCGGGCGACGATGAGGGTGTTGATCTGGCCGGTGCCTTCGAAGATGTCGTTGATCTTGGCGTCGCGCATCCATTTCTCGACCAAAAATTCGTGGCTGTAGCCAAGTGGGCCGAGCAGTTCGACGCACTTCTGGGTGATGTGCGTCACCGCCTGCCCCGCCTTGACCTTAGCCATCGAGGCCTCGAGATTGTTGGATTCGCCGGCGTCCAGCAGGGCCGCCGAACGCACGGTCAAGAGCCAGGCCGCCTTCAGATCCATTTCCATTTTCAGGAGATCGCGCTGGACGGCGGTCAGGCTGTGCATGGGCGCGCTCTCCGGCACCGTGATGCCCTGGGCGGCCAGGGTGTCGCGCGTGTATTCGAAGGCGGCGCGAGCAATGCCCACGGCGCTGGCCGCCACATAGGGCCGGCTGGCGTCGAAGGTCTTCATCGCCCCCTTGAAGCCCTTGTCCTCGTGCTCGTCCGCCTTCTGCAGGTCGGCGCTGCCGAGGATGTTGTCATAGGGGATGCGGCAATCCTCGAACGTGATCGTGGCCGTATCGCTGGCGCGGATGCCCAGTTTGCGCTCCTGATGCGTGATCGTCATCCCCGGCGTGCCCGATTCGACCACGAACGGCCTCATCCCGGCCCGGCCGATGCTGCGATCCAACGTCGCCCAAACGACGATGAGGCCATCGCTCTCCTGGCCGGCCAGACTGCCGTTGGTGCAGAAGATCTTGGTGCCGTTCAGCACCCACTCGTTCGTCTTCGGGTCAAGGCGGGCGGTGGTCTGGATGGCGCTGGTGTCCGACCCGGCCTGCGGCTCGGTCATCGCCATCGCCCCCCACTTGGGTTTGCCGCGGGTGAAGCGGGTCAGGAAGCGCTCCTTTTGTTCGGCTGTGCCCACGGCATGGATGGCGGCCCCACCCAGGGCGCTGGAGGGTGTGCTCAGGTAGATGCCGGCGTCGCCCCACGAAAGCGCCTCGATCATGTGGATCATGCGCAGGGTGCCGGTCGAAGCCTTCTTCTCGACCTTTGCTTCGTCGGCGGTGTGGCCGTTGTGCCCGTTCGAGCTTTTTCGCAGCGAGCGCTTCAAGTCGGCCGCCTCGATCTGTTGCAAGAACGGCCAGATGACGTTGATGTACTCCCACGGGCGTTCGTGCTCGTGCTCGTCGTAGTGCCGCGAGATGCTACGCATCACCTGTTCGGCCATCATCTTGGTCAGGTGCGTCTGGTTGGCGATTTCTTCGGGCAGTTCGAAACTGATAGACATGGTGAACCTCCTTAGACGATGATACTTCCGAGCAGAGTGGCGATGCCGCGTCCGTTGCGCAGCCACAGTTCAACGGGATGGTCGCGAATATAGCCGTGCCCGCCCAACACTTGCACGGCGCCGTCCGTCACCTTCAACGCCATCTCGGCCGCGTATTGCGCCGCCAGGAAGGCGTCGTGGCTACCCGGCTTGCCCTGGTCGATCTTCCAGGCCGCCTCCCATACCAACAGGCGGGCGGCGTCGATCTCGATCGCCATCTCCGCCAACATGAAGGCGATGGCCTGACGATGGGCGATCGGCTCGCCGAAGGCGGTGCGTTCTTTGGCATAGTCGCGGGCATACTCGAACGCGCCCCTCGCCAGCCCCACCGCCATCCCCGCCACGCCGATGCGGCTGTAGGTCAGGATCTTGGTCAGATCGATGCCGGCCTTGCCGCCCAGTTTGTGGTCGGCGGGGATGGTCACGCCGCTGAACTCGACCGTGAAGGTCTTGAGGGCGTGAAAACCCATCCACTGGTCGCGGCGATTGATGTGGACGCGCGGGTCGTTGGCGGGGACGAGGAAGGCCTGCGTGTTGCCGGCGTGACCTTCGCGGGCATAGACGAGGAAGAGTTCGGCCTCGTCGGCGTTGATCACCATCGTCTTCTGGCCCCAGAGGATGTATTTGTCGCCCTGGAGTCGGGCGCTGGTGTTCAGGTCGGCGGGGTCGAAGGTGATGGTCGCCTCCAGGAAGGCGGCCGTGGCCTTGGGGAAGACCTCGGTGCAGAAGCGGGGCAGGTGCTCCTCGCGCTGCTGTTTGCTCCCGCACAGCAAGAGGGGGATGGCAACCAGGTTGGGGCTGAGCAGATGGAGCGTGGCTGCCACATCACCATAGCCCAGTTCTTCGGCGATGAGGGCGCCGTTGAGGGCCGAATGGTCGCCAAAGCCGCCGAATTTCTCGGGGATCGAGGCCGGCAACAGCCCCAATTCCCAGCCGGTGGTCATCACCTCCGCCGGCAGGCTGCGCACCTCCTCGGCATCGCGATAGACCTTGCGCAGCTGGCGCGTGGCATAGCGATTGACCGCATCGGTCAGCATTCGTTGTTCTTCAGTGAGGTCGAAACTATACATAGAGCCTCCGTCTTAGCGGTTACGTGTTGCGTCTGCCGTAGCAAGTAACTGGCAAGGAGCAACAAAAGACCTTCATTGCAGGTTCTCGAAGATGCCCGCCGCGCCCATGCCGCCGCCGATGCACATCGTCACCATGCCGTAGCGGCTGCCGCGGCGCGCCATCTCATGGATCAGTTGGGTCGTCAGTTTGGCGCCGGTCGCGCCCAGGGGATGGCCGAGGGCGATGGCGCCGCCGTTGACATTGGTGATGGCCGGGTCGATCTCCATCTGGCGGATGACCGCCAGGCTTTGAGCGGCGAAGGCCTCGTTGAGTTCGATCAGATCGATGTCGTTCAGGCTCAGCCCGGCCAGCTTCAGGGCCTTGGGGATGGCCGCCACCGGGCCGATGCCCATGATCTCGGGCGGCACCCCAGCCGCGGCAAAGGCCACGAAACGCGCCAGCGGCTTGAGACCGGCCGTCTCGGCGGCTCGTCGCGACATCACCACCACCGCCGCGGCGCCATCGCTGGTCTGGCTGCTGTTGCCGGCCGTCACCGTGCCCCCGGCCTTGAACACCGGCTTCAGTTTGGTCAGGCCCGCCAACGACGTATCGTAGCGCACACCCTCGTCCGTATCGAAAACCGCCGTCCGGCTCTGGCTGCGACCATCCTCATCCAGCCACACCCCCGCCGTGGGCAGGCCGACGATCTCGGCGGCGAACCTGCCCGATTGGATGGCCGCGGCTGCGCGCTGGTGCGACTGCAACGAAAAGGCGTCCTGGTCGGCGCGGTTGACCTGGTACTGCTGGGCCACATTCTCTGCCGTCAGCCCCATGCCGGTGTAGATGGCCGGATATTCGATCGCCAGCCCCGGCTCGGCCGTGAAGTTGAGACCGCCCTGCGGCACCGAGCTCATGCTCTCCACCCCGCCGGCCACGATGACATCGCCGAACCCGGCGATGATCCGCTCGGCCGCCAGGGCAATCGACTGCAGTCCCGAAGAACAGAAGCGGTTCACCGTCTGGCCAGGCACCGATTGCGGCAAACCGGCGGCCAGGGCGATGATGCGCGCCACCTGCATCCCCTGTTTGCCTTCGGGAAAGGCACAGCCAAGGATCACGTCCTCGATCAGGGCAGGGTCCAGGCCCTCGGCCCGGCGGACGGCCTCGGCGACGACGGTCGCGCCCATCACTTCGGGGCGGGTGTTGCGCAAAGCGCCCCGCGGGGCCTTGCCTACGGCCGAGCGCACGGCGGAAACAATCACAGCTTCTGGCGTCATTCTTTGGCTCCGTGTAAGTGGGGATTGGAGAGTAGAGATTCGAGATTAGAGATTGGCTGGCGAAATCTCCAATAACCAATCTCCAATCTCTAATTGCGTAAAGGCTTGCCGGTTTGCAGGAAATGCCACATGCGGGCCTGGGTGAGCGCCTCGCCGAAGAGCGAGAGCACGGCTTCCCGCTCCAGATCGAGCAGATATTGCTCATCCACCCAGGTCGGTTGGCTCAATTCGCCGCCGCAGACCACATAGGCCACCTTTTCGGCCACTTTGGCGTCGTGTTCGCTGATGTAACCGGCCTCTTTTTGTAGATAGATGTAGACGCGCAGGCTCGAAAGCACATCGCGACCGGCGGCATAGCAGTTCCGGGCCGCAAAGGTGGGCCGGTAGCCGGCAGCGGCCATCGCCAGTGCCTCGGCTTTGGCCTCGGCAATGAGATGATCCTTGTTCATGACGATGCGGTCGCAGGGGGTGAGGAAGCCGAGGTCGCGAGCTTCGGCGGCGCTGGTGGCCACCTTGGCCGTGGCGATGGTCAGCGACGCCTCCTGGACGAACTTGCTCATGCCGGGGTGTTCGATGCGGGCGGCCGGCGAAACAAAGCGGCGCACCAGTTCCTTCGTGCCGCCGCCTGCCGGCAGAATGCCCAGCCCCACCTCTGGCAGCCCCATATAGGTCTCGGACGCGGCCACGATGCGGTCGGCGGCCATCGCCACCTCGGCCCCGCCGCCCAGGGTCATGCCAAAGGCCGCCGCCACCACTGGCTTGCTGCACGTGGTCAACAACTGCCGCAGCCCCTGCAACGTCTTGCCCATGGCGTCGATCTTGTCCCATTCCTTCTGCTGGGCGGCCAGCAGCATCACGAAAACATTGGCGCCCGCCGAAAAATGCTCGCCCTGGTTGCCGATCACCAACCCCACCAGCTCATCGTTGTCGGCCCGTTGCACGGCCTCGGTGAGGATGGGGAACATGTCCGGCTCGATGGCGTTCATCTCGCGGCCGCCAGGGGTGCGGGCATGGAACTCGATCAGCCCGACGCCGTCGCCGATATCCAGCAACGAGGCGCTGGGCGTGCGGCTGATCACCCGGCTTTTTTCCTGCTTCCAGTCCTTGAGGATGATGATCTTGGGGTCGGGTTCGACGGCGACATAG
The Caldilineales bacterium DNA segment above includes these coding regions:
- a CDS encoding acetyl-CoA C-acyltransferase, which encodes MTPEAVIVSAVRSAVGKAPRGALRNTRPEVMGATVVAEAVRRAEGLDPALIEDVILGCAFPEGKQGMQVARIIALAAGLPQSVPGQTVNRFCSSGLQSIALAAERIIAGFGDVIVAGGVESMSSVPQGGLNFTAEPGLAIEYPAIYTGMGLTAENVAQQYQVNRADQDAFSLQSHQRAAAAIQSGRFAAEIVGLPTAGVWLDEDGRSQSRTAVFDTDEGVRYDTSLAGLTKLKPVFKAGGTVTAGNSSQTSDGAAAVVVMSRRAAETAGLKPLARFVAFAAAGVPPEIMGIGPVAAIPKALKLAGLSLNDIDLIELNEAFAAQSLAVIRQMEIDPAITNVNGGAIALGHPLGATGAKLTTQLIHEMARRGSRYGMVTMCIGGGMGAAGIFENLQ
- a CDS encoding GNAT family N-acetyltransferase, producing MPLWLETPRLRLRPFQDADLEAFLAYRNDPAVARYQGWEMPYTRAMAEDFIAVMKTRTPDLPGKWLQLAVEAKATGVLIGDVAFYLLEGDLRQAEIGFTLATAYQRQGYATEAVRRLLAHLFEEKGLHRVRANCDDRNLASVRLMERLGMRREAHYIENFWDGEGWAGEYWYALLRREWG
- a CDS encoding acyl-CoA dehydrogenase family protein, translating into MSISFELPEEIANQTHLTKMMAEQVMRSISRHYDEHEHERPWEYINVIWPFLQQIEAADLKRSLRKSSNGHNGHTADEAKVEKKASTGTLRMIHMIEALSWGDAGIYLSTPSSALGGAAIHAVGTAEQKERFLTRFTRGKPKWGAMAMTEPQAGSDTSAIQTTARLDPKTNEWVLNGTKIFCTNGSLAGQESDGLIVVWATLDRSIGRAGMRPFVVESGTPGMTITHQERKLGIRASDTATITFEDCRIPYDNILGSADLQKADEHEDKGFKGAMKTFDASRPYVAASAVGIARAAFEYTRDTLAAQGITVPESAPMHSLTAVQRDLLKMEMDLKAAWLLTVRSAALLDAGESNNLEASMAKVKAGQAVTHITQKCVELLGPLGYSHEFLVEKWMRDAKINDIFEGTGQINTLIVARRILGYTRAELK
- a CDS encoding SCP2 sterol-binding domain-containing protein, whose translation is MSSEIDAKIRRMMTDMPAAFKPEKAEGVDASIRYNLTGEGGSLWTSRLSAAGCTVVEGDDDIETPSLTVTMDASDYIDMMAGRLDAMQAFMLGKIKVQGDIMLATRMMSFFR
- a CDS encoding dihydropteroate synthase gives rise to the protein METVVTSPTQTVVISSDRPFVIIGERINPTGRKKLAAEMLAGDFSRVRADAIAQVEAGAQILDVNAGLGVANPAEVEPEVMVRALETVMAVVDVPLCIDSSVVPALAAGLKTAWGKPIVNSVTGEDERLEKVLPLVAERGAVVICISNDESGISYDPKVRFQVAKKIVERAESYGIPRSDLLIDPLAMPAGAVPGAGRQVFELVRMVREELGCNTVCGASNISFGLPNRPAVNAHFIAMAIAAGMPCAITNPLEQEIMSGIRAADLLMGTDENCMAWLVMQRRLQQQAAAAAAAAAAAASGEAAPPVPAAADAGTRRMGRRERLSAGS
- a CDS encoding acyl-CoA dehydrogenase family protein, which codes for MYSFDLTEEQRMLTDAVNRYATRQLRKVYRDAEEVRSLPAEVMTTGWELGLLPASIPEKFGGFGDHSALNGALIAEELGYGDVAATLHLLSPNLVAIPLLLCGSKQQREEHLPRFCTEVFPKATAAFLEATITFDPADLNTSARLQGDKYILWGQKTMVINADEAELFLVYAREGHAGNTQAFLVPANDPRVHINRRDQWMGFHALKTFTVEFSGVTIPADHKLGGKAGIDLTKILTYSRIGVAGMAVGLARGAFEYARDYAKERTAFGEPIAHRQAIAFMLAEMAIEIDAARLLVWEAAWKIDQGKPGSHDAFLAAQYAAEMALKVTDGAVQVLGGHGYIRDHPVELWLRNGRGIATLLGSIIV